AGTTGGGCGAACATGTGATGGCTGCCGTCGTCGACGGTGGCGAACGCGCTGCCCTTGCGGCCGGCCGAGGTCAGGACCCGGCCGTCCCCGTCCAGGAACTCCAGACCGAAGGTGCCCTCGGTGGGGAGCCGCAGGGTGAGCGGGCCGCTGGTCAGCTCGGCGGTCGTGCCCCGGGTGCGGGTCGTGGCGGCGGACCGCGGGGCGGCGCCCGGCAGTTCGAAGTCGGGCCCCTTGCGGCGCTTGCCGGCGTGGTGGGTGAGCCGCACCGCGATGACGCCTTCGGCCGGCGCGTGGGCCTCCACGGTGATCAGTGGGGCGTTCAGCGTGTCGCCGCGGCGCTCGACGCGCTTGACGGCGGCGTAGGCGGCGAGGCGGTCGTCGTCGAGGCGGACATCGCGGACTTCCGTGGCGTACGAGGCGTGCACACCACTGCGCATCTGCCAGAAGCCGTCGGTGAACTTCATGGGGGTGGTCCTTAGCCGATCAGGGGGGTGCTGGGCGGGACGTCAGGGCGCCTGCGGCGAGCGCGGCTGCGGGTCCTCTCGATTTTGATCGTACACAAAACAAATGCGCCCGAGAAGGCCGGAACAGGGCAGCAGCTCCCGGATTGCCCGAGAAACCGAAACGCCGGGCGGAGCCCCGGATCTGCCATGTTTGCGCCACGTGATCGACACGTGACGGAAACGGTCTAGAAACCATCGACCGGATGGCGTATTAGTACTGCAAGCAAACAAATTGATCTGCCCGGCAGGGAATGCCGTCCGGGCCCGACGTCGACAAGAGGCTGTGCAATGACGGACCGCTTCACTCCCACTTCCGCGGACAGGTTCACGTTCGGTCTGTGGACGGTGGGCTGGCGTGGCAATGACCCGTTCGGTGACGCGACGCGTCCGGCGCTGGATCCGGTGGAGTCGGTGGAGCGGCTCGCGGAGCTGGGTGCGCACGGTGTGACGTTCCATGACGACGACCTGATCCCGTTCGGGTCGGACGAGAAGGAGCGGGCCCGGCTGGTCGGGCGGTTCAAGGACGCGTTGGAGCGGACCGGGATGAAGGTCCCGATGGCGACGACGAACCTGTTCACGCACCCGGTGTTCAAGGACGGCGGGTTCACCTCGAACGACCGTGACGTGCGGCGTTTCGCGCTGCGCAAGGTGATCCGGAACATCGATCTGGCCGCCGAGCTCGGTGCGAGCACGTATGTGGCCTGGGGCGGGCGTGAGGGTGCGGAGTCCGGGGGTGCCAAGGACGTGCGTCTGGCGCTGGACCGGATGAAGGAGGCCTTCGACCTGCTGGGCGACTACGTCACCGAGCAGGGCTACGACCTGCGGTTCGCGATCGAGCCCAAGCCGAACGAGCCCCGTGGTGACATCCTGCTGCCCACGATCGGTCA
The DNA window shown above is from Streptomyces sp. Alt3 and carries:
- the xylA gene encoding xylose isomerase — its product is MTDRFTPTSADRFTFGLWTVGWRGNDPFGDATRPALDPVESVERLAELGAHGVTFHDDDLIPFGSDEKERARLVGRFKDALERTGMKVPMATTNLFTHPVFKDGGFTSNDRDVRRFALRKVIRNIDLAAELGASTYVAWGGREGAESGGAKDVRLALDRMKEAFDLLGDYVTEQGYDLRFAIEPKPNEPRGDILLPTIGHALAFIERLERPEMVGVNPETGHEQMAGLNFPHGIAQALWAGKLFHIDLNGQSGIKYDQDFRFGAGDLRQAFWLVDLLETAGYDGSLHFDFKPVRTDGIDGVWESAKNCMRNYLILKERAAAFRADPAVQEALTASRLHELARPTAEDGLKALLADTSAYENFDATAAAERSMAFEALDQLAMEHLLGVR